In the Mesorhizobium sp. M1D.F.Ca.ET.043.01.1.1 genome, CCTCCTAAAATCCCGATGGTTCCAAGTAATTTACGAAGTTGGGGGCTTGTCCATGTTTTGCGCCTTAGGTCCCAGTCAGCGGCGCCTACTGTCTCTCCCAGGAAACACTCAAAAATCGTGCCGATTCACCCGCCCGGCAGCCGAGGATTTTGATTTCTCTCGGCTATTTGACTGAGGCTAACGAAGAGATTGCCTATCACGCGTGTGTAGCGAATCCGACAGACCAGCAGGCGAAGTGGTGACAACGCGTCTGCAAGCGAGCAGTTTATCCTGCTGCGGATGGTGCGCGTGACACGCCAGCCGGGGGTCCAGGTCTCGAAAGCGTTAGCATACCGCAGGAAGTGGCTGCAAAACCCCTGTTGCCGCCAGATGCCGCGCACATTGAGTTTCAAAGGCGCGGTCAAGGGACTAATGCGTGACAATACTGTCCCACCTATGGCGTTTTCTGAGTTCGACTGGGCCGCTTCGACCCCGCAGTGTATTGTCACGCGAGTAGGCGGCGGCCCGCTCTCTCATGCTTTGGCCAAATGAGCATAACTTGCTGCGAAACGCCCGAGTTTGTGTTCGCCGCAAGTCACCGGCCGGTAGCGCAGAGGGTTGCTGTCAGTGACACATGAGGCCAATGGCTCAATGATCGCATCGAAATCAGCATCGATAAAGAAGGGGATTGAGTATCGCTCACGCCCTGAGCTATTCACTACGCGATGTAGGTTGGCCAGATAGACACCGTTGGTGAGCCGCTGAAGCAGGTCCCCGACGTTGATTATGAAAGTACCGTGGATCGGCGTGCCTTGTACCCAATCGCCGTCTCGGTTCATGACCTGAAGACCGCCGACGTCGTCCTGTGCAAGGATGGTCAAATTGCCGTAGTCGGTGTGGGCGCCGATTCCGATCATGTCTTCGCTGATATAACCACTCTGCGGCGGGTAGTGAAGCAGCCGCTGAATGCTGATCGGGTTCCGCATGAGGTCCTCGAAATAGCTTTCCGCCAGGTCCAGACTGAGCGCAATTCCCTGCAAAAGTTTTTTCGATAGGCCCACCATCTCTTGATGGTATCTGTATGTCAGCTCCCGAAACTCGGGCCAACCTGAGGGCCACTGGTTAGGACCAAAAAAGGGACCTTCTAAGGTCGAACGTTCAGGTCCGAAGTCGAAGCACTCCTTGAGGTCTTTGGTCTTGCCCGGATCGGTGTTCTCGCCGAACAGCTCAATGTAACCGCGAAAGGCCGAATCGGAATTGCCAATATGCAGTGACGACTTCTGCGACAATGGCAAATTAAAAAACCTGCGGCTCACATCAAACACCGATTGTATGAAATCCTGCGGGACTCCGTGGTTCTTCACATACATGAATCCAGTATTGGAAAGCGCCCACCGTATCTCCCTGGCCACCACCTGTTTGTTCGTACCGTTGAGGAGCGGTCCGATGTCGACCACCGGTATTTTGTCAAAGCTTTCGCGTTTTGCGCGCAGCTTATCGTCTAGTCTGGCTACTAAACCTTTGGACATTAGTACACCTTTGTTTTGCCGATTGAAGCCGACGCATAGCTGCCGGCCATTTGGATTTATCGTGACGCGAAGTAGTACTGAAACGCGCCACCGTGCTGGAAATACCCCTACTCGTCTTTAGGTCATCCACAACAGGGTTTCGCTCCCGAGGCAGAGCATGATCACAACCCCTGTCGCTCTGCCGCGCTGACCTTCTCGGGCACTTGAAAGACCCAATAGTCCGCACGCTCCTCGGCCACGTATCTGCCGTTGCTTAGACACTGCGCCAGTAAAAGAACGCCCTCATCCTGCAGACGCCGCGCTTCGTCCTCGAAGAATGCGGCCTCGGCGTAGCTCTTGCGGATGCTTGTGATGATGAATCCTTTCGGGCGCGTGACGCGAGCCAGCTCGCGCAGCCCGTCTGGTCTAACGTGCCCAAGTGTAAAGACACCGCAGCAAACCGTGATATCATAGCCCGCGTCGGCGTACTCAGAGAGTACTCCGTTAAGGTCGACACAGTCTTGGACATGACGGTAGACTCGGGTTTGCCGCGCCTTTTCGGCCATCTCTTTGGAAAGATCGAACCCATCGATCAGCCCGAAGCCGAGGCGTTCCAGTTGCACGCCGACAAGGCCTGTTCCGCAGCCAGCATCCAGGATTGTGATGGCAGTTCGCTCGCTGCTCAAATAGGCTGCCTGCACGGTGCCCGCTAGTTCCGCCACGATCATCGGGCCGTAGTACCCCTCGGAGCCAACATCCACATCGTAGGCCCCAGCCCATCCCCGATAGAATTGGGTTAGGCGATCGGCGTCGCCCTCGAGTACGAGGGCGTCCCTGATGCGCTGTCGTGCGACTTGTTCCAGTGTCGTCTGCTGATCGACGGTATTCATGGCAACTCCTCTGATAGGCATAATCGGAAGCGGCTATTCGGCTCCTGATGCCAACTCTCAAATGTGAGAATCAAAGCTCGTGCCAATTGGCCAAAAGCCCGAAGAAAAGCAATTTTGATGAATTCTGCTATCAGGCTGAGGCACAACAACACAACATTGCTCCAACGAAGCCTGTCCGCAAACAACAAAGCCGACAAAGTGTCGGGTTGTGAACTTGCGACCCAGCGTACAGCACTGCCCGCGAACTCATGAAAATCCCGCGCGCCTCCTACGTTGTCAGCTCTATCAATTCCAGTGGCCTGCTATGTGGTGGGTCCGGAATGAGCTGGTACGGGTTGATCAGCCCGGTGCTCGATTGCCATTGGCAATGCAGATGCGGTCGAAGATTTGCGGCCGAAGGAGGCGTCCGCTGGGACTATCGCCGTTTTGGGGCAGGTCAGGATTGCCCTGGCGCTGGAGTCAGTGATGAGGCGCTAAGCTGGGCTTTGGATGGTGTCCTCTCGGACAGCCCAGGACGTCATCCAGCGGCAGACGACGATGGCTTCTTCGGTCGACGTCAGGCACGGTGCTCTTCGACGCCTCGGCTCCCATCGGAGCATCGGCCCGATCGCGTTGAGCGCGAAAGCCAGGCTGCCGAGGTGCTTGCCAATTGATGGCACGTGGGTTTTGCGGGGCTCGTAAGGGGGCGTCACCGAGTATGGGTCAGCCGCGACAGGTACTGGGGTTGGCGCCGAAGGCTTCGCGGAAGCACTTCGAAAAATGTGAGGCCGACACGAAACCACAGGCGACCGCGATCTCAATAATCGGCAACTCTGTTTGTGCAATGAGACGCTTCGCGCGGCTAAGTCTCAAATGCAGGTAAAAGCGCATGGGAGACAACGAAACCGATCGCTGGAAGAGCCGTTCAATCTGACGCTGTGAGCGGCCGACACATCTTGCGATGTCGCGTAAGGGCAGCGGGTCCTCAATATGCTCCTCCATAATGCGAATCACTTCGGCGACCGGCTTGCAGATGCCGGCTTCGCCGCCATTCATGGTCCATTGTCTATCAGAGGCAGGGCGCCAATACCCGGCAGTCGTATGTCGGCAGACGGTCAACGCAATGTCTCTGCCGAGGCGTTCGCTGATCAGCTCCATAACGAGGTCGAACGACGCAAATTCTCCTGCGCAAGTGAGGAGGTGACTATCACGAACGAATAGCCGGTCAGTGACCTGAAGCCGGCCAAATTTTTCAGAGAAAGCGGCTCTCTTGTCCCAATGGATTGTGCACGCGGTGCCGTCCAGCAACCCGCTGTCCGCCAACAGCCATGTCGCCGTACCCAACGCTGTGATTGGAACACCATGCCGCTTGCAAAGCCGAAGAATCTTGCTGAGAGCAGCAGACGTCTGCCTTTCGACCCGTTCGCCTGCACAGACAATGACCATGTTCGTACCTTTGCCAGCCGGAACGCATTCGCCGGTGCTAGCGAAGTCGCTGCCGACCGACAGGACGAACCCGCTGGCGCATTCAACCGGCTGGCCATCCAGGCTTGCAATCGTCCACTCGAAGAATGATCGACCGGACACAGAATTCGCGATGCGAAGGGGATCTACAAATGACGAAAGGCTGAGTAGCGAAAATCCGGGAAGTGCCAGGATAACCAGTCGGTATACGTCCTGCGTGTCGATCACCTGCCGGCTGGGGTTCCATCCCACGATCCGCGAATGATCTCCTGTTGAAAATGGCGCATTCATAAGGTCATACATCCTGGTTGATGGTGATCAACATCGAGCGGCCGCAAACGACACCGGCGCCTTCAGGGTTGGCACCGCAGCCATTCAACTACGGGTGTTATGCTTGCGCTTCATGAAGTCCTTGGCGGTCTCGACAGCCACCGCCGCGTCGCGGCAATAGGCATCGGCGCCGACGGCCTTGCCGAATTCCTCGTTCAGCGGCGCACCGCCGACCAGCACGACATAGTCGTCGCGAATGCCCTTTTCCTTCATCGTGTCGATGACGACCTTCATGTAGGGCATGGTGGTGGTCAGCAGCGCCGACATGCCGACAATATCAGGTTTATGCTCTTCAATCGCCGCCATATACTTCTCGACCGCATTGTTGATGCCGAGGTCGATGACGTCGAAGCCGGCGCCTTCCATCATCATGCCGACGAGGTTCTTGCCAATGTCGTGGATGTCGCCCTTGACGGTGCCGATCACCATCTTGCCCTGCTTTGGCGCGCCGGTGGCGATAAGCAGCGGGCGCAGGATGAACATGCCGGCCTTCATCGCATTGGCCGACAGCAGCACTTCCGGAACAAACAGGATACCGTCGCGAAAATCCTCGCCGACGATGCGCATGCCTTCGACCAGCGCCTCGGTGAGCACCTTGTAGGGCGCCCATCCGCGCTCCAGCAGGATGGCCGTGCCTTCCTCAATTTCTTCCTTCAGCCCGTCATAAAGGTCGTCGTGCATCTGCTGCACGAGTTCCTCGTCGGACAGCTCGGA is a window encoding:
- a CDS encoding B12-binding domain-containing protein, with translation MADEEIILSELSDEELVQQMHDDLYDGLKEEIEEGTAILLERGWAPYKVLTEALVEGMRIVGEDFRDGILFVPEVLLSANAMKAGMFILRPLLIATGAPKQGKMVIGTVKGDIHDIGKNLVGMMMEGAGFDVIDLGINNAVEKYMAAIEEHKPDIVGMSALLTTTMPYMKVVIDTMKEKGIRDDYVVLVGGAPLNEEFGKAVGADAYCRDAAVAVETAKDFMKRKHNTRS
- a CDS encoding 2-oxoglutarate and iron-dependent oxygenase domain-containing protein, with the translated sequence MSKGLVARLDDKLRAKRESFDKIPVVDIGPLLNGTNKQVVAREIRWALSNTGFMYVKNHGVPQDFIQSVFDVSRRFFNLPLSQKSSLHIGNSDSAFRGYIELFGENTDPGKTKDLKECFDFGPERSTLEGPFFGPNQWPSGWPEFRELTYRYHQEMVGLSKKLLQGIALSLDLAESYFEDLMRNPISIQRLLHYPPQSGYISEDMIGIGAHTDYGNLTILAQDDVGGLQVMNRDGDWVQGTPIHGTFIINVGDLLQRLTNGVYLANLHRVVNSSGRERYSIPFFIDADFDAIIEPLASCVTDSNPLRYRPVTCGEHKLGRFAASYAHLAKA
- a CDS encoding class I SAM-dependent methyltransferase gives rise to the protein MNTVDQQTTLEQVARQRIRDALVLEGDADRLTQFYRGWAGAYDVDVGSEGYYGPMIVAELAGTVQAAYLSSERTAITILDAGCGTGLVGVQLERLGFGLIDGFDLSKEMAEKARQTRVYRHVQDCVDLNGVLSEYADAGYDITVCCGVFTLGHVRPDGLRELARVTRPKGFIITSIRKSYAEAAFFEDEARRLQDEGVLLLAQCLSNGRYVAEERADYWVFQVPEKVSAAERQGL
- a CDS encoding GlxA family transcriptional regulator; the encoded protein is MNAPFSTGDHSRIVGWNPSRQVIDTQDVYRLVILALPGFSLLSLSSFVDPLRIANSVSGRSFFEWTIASLDGQPVECASGFVLSVGSDFASTGECVPAGKGTNMVIVCAGERVERQTSAALSKILRLCKRHGVPITALGTATWLLADSGLLDGTACTIHWDKRAAFSEKFGRLQVTDRLFVRDSHLLTCAGEFASFDLVMELISERLGRDIALTVCRHTTAGYWRPASDRQWTMNGGEAGICKPVAEVIRIMEEHIEDPLPLRDIARCVGRSQRQIERLFQRSVSLSPMRFYLHLRLSRAKRLIAQTELPIIEIAVACGFVSASHFSKCFREAFGANPSTCRG